One part of the Glycine soja cultivar W05 chromosome 11, ASM419377v2, whole genome shotgun sequence genome encodes these proteins:
- the LOC114372851 gene encoding mitochondrial import receptor subunit TOM6 homolog has translation MFPGMFMRKPDKAAALKQLKSHAAMFGAWVVVIRVTPYVLHFLSTEKEELKLEL, from the coding sequence ATGTTTCCAGGAATGTTCATGCGCAAGCCAGACAAAGCTGCAGCACTGAAGCAGCTGAAATCTCACGCGGCCATGTTCGGGGCATGGGTTGTTGTTATTCGAGTCACCCCTTACGTTCTTCACTTTCTCAGCACCGAGAAAGAGGAACTTAAGCTCGAGCTTTAG
- the LOC114377589 gene encoding RING-H2 finger protein ATL65-like, with protein MMAPSQPPHWAPSPSLTPTPILHKSFFPPPSNSPAVDFSPPLIAMVVVVAAAFLVVTYSRLIARHLRPPIHRLLRRFRRRRFLPSSVGDLESLPYESPFDGPHVFSPYGLDETVIKTIPFSLYTAKYDARFDESRNDCAVCLLEFEDDDYVRTLPICSHTFHVDCIDAWLRSHANCPLCRAGVLCTDSPFTPMMAARIRPSFDDDTILHRISIDPLIDPPLLPAAAISSVPEITPCVDENSPRRNQNHANVNSEDCFRDFLLKRSYSFGFERSLASERMVMEPATASPWRYRRGSSSFWSKRPSPFGSLGKPRVFSFRYYRGMKSPFFRRRGFFPLSESSVRYGGGGGGGGSSSRRSKSIASPMFLRSSGVTSAAAFSSSRLRCGDPEALLSPERFNGR; from the coding sequence ATGATGGCTCCTTCTCAGCCACCTCATTGGGCCCCATCTCCATCTCTAACACCAACACCAATCCTCCACAAGTCTTTCTTTCCCCCACCGTCAAACTCGCCGGCGGTTGACTTCAGTCCGCCCTTGATTGCAATGGTCGTCGTCGTCGCCGCCGCTTTCCTCGTCGTCACCTACTCCCGCCTCATCGCGCGCCACCTCAGACCTCCCATCCACCGCCTCCTCCGCCGCTTCCGTCGACGCCGCTTCCTCCCATCCTCCGTCGGCGACCTCGAGTCCTTACCCTACGAGTCTCCCTTTGATGGACCGCACGTGTTCTCTCCTTACGGTTTGGACGAAACGGTGATTAAAACAATTCCGTTTTCGCTTTACACCGCGAAATACGACGCTCGTTTTGACGAGTCTCGCAACGACTGCGCCGTTTGCCTTCTCGAATTCGAAGACGATGATTACGTGAGAACGCTTCCCATTTGTTCGCACACGTTCCACGTGGACTGCATCGACGCGTGGCTTCGCTCGCACGCTAACTGTCCTCTCTGCCGCGCCGGAGTTCTCTGCACCGATTCACCTTTCACTCCGATGATGGCTGCCAGAATCCGACCAAGCTTCGACGACGACACAATTCTCCACCGTATCAGTATAGATCCTCTCATCGATCCGCCGCTGCTGCCTGCGGCGGCTATCTCCTCCGTGCCGGAGATTACTCCCTGCGTCGACGAGAATTCTCCAAGGAGGAACCAGAACCATGCAAACGTGAATTCAGAGGATTGTTTTAGGGATTTTCTGCTGAAGAGATCGTACTCGTTCGGATTTGAACGGAGTCTGGCGTCGGAGAGGATGGTGATGGAACCGGCGACAGCGTCGCCGTGGCGGTACCGGAGAGGGAGTAGTAGTTTCTGGAGCAAGAGGCCTTCGCCGTTTGGATCGTTGGGGAAGCCGAGGGTGTTTTCGTTTAGGTATTATAGAGGAATGAAGTCACCGTTCTTCCGGCGGAGGGGATTTTTTCCGTTGTCGGAGTCGAGCGTGAGGtacggcggcggcggcggcggcggggGGAGCTCGTCGCGGCGGAGCAAGTCGATAGCAAGTCCGATGTTTCTGCGGTCGTCGGGGGTGACGTCGGCGGCGGCGTTCTCGTCGAGCAGGCTGAGGTGCGGGGATCCCGAGGCGCTTCTTTCGCCGGAGAGGTTTAACGGGAGGTGA